CCAACATGcactatgacaattaaagtggCTAATTGCCAAACAAGTTATCACACCATAGTTACCAATTACTtggcgtagtagttctcgatctggatggtggatAAAATGACCCCCTTGATGGTGACGCAGCGacactccaacggcggcgtCTGGCGCAGCGTTTCGCCGGGTCCAATGAGTTCACTGTCGAACCGCAGTATAACAAAGTGATTACTCCGAGATGCTACAAACGACTTGCTGACATAGCTTACGTTCTTCACTTCACCGTTCACCCAGATctggtcgaagcagttgggtgggtccaggacgtacggtgctgggcagtagaacgccGCTTCTTTAGCATTCTGAATGTCGATCTTGCAACCGATTTGTCGTCCGGAAGCGTCGTACAGTTGGGGTGTCTCAGGTTTAAACAGCTCATCCGATTCGTAAGTAactccgcagccttgcatgtacgGGTCAGTGGTTTCGACGTGTATCTCAACGACGTGCCACGTGTATCTTACCGATGATCGTACGATATTGCCAGTCGACGGCGAGGATACTTCACTATTGATAGTGATAAAATCTGACGGTTTAGGATATTTACCGCAGACAAAAGTCATGGGCACAAAATCTATGTGAATCGGATTCTTAGATATAATAATGCCGCCTCTATTTGATTTGAAGCCCAATTCATGGACGGCAGGCGTTGACATCATTGTATGGACTTCGAAGCCACCTGGGGTAGTAGCAAGTGAATCGCTGTGCGACGTGTGAACTAGCGCAGACCTATCTGCCATATAATTTGCAGTATAATGATGATACTCATGCAGTCGTGGcagccacattggtcgtaTCCTCAAGTTATTTGAATCGTACTGCGCCTCACGTTCAATATTACAGCTTATGATCAACGAGGTGCCTACATGCAGTGTTATGGGCACCCGTGGGATATACTGTATCATAAGCAATTCGGGTGGGGTAGTTCGGCCACCTGGCAATCCTAGTTCACTCAAAGGCACCAGCATATGGGTAACTAAAATTTTGGGTGCATCTTTGTGACGTACGGTGTACGTTTTACGGTCGCTTAGACTCTGATCGAATACTATTCTAGATTTTTCGTATCCTCGTTTATCGACGCAGACGCAAGCATAGCTGAAGGGTCTATTATTTCGAAAGTCAAGTCTTAATAACTGAAATCCAAGGATACGCTTCATCATCACTGTCTTCAAAGATCCAGCAAGTGGCGTGATGCGATTGGATTTAAGATCGTATCCCGTGGAGTCACAATTATCTGGCATGAGCACTTCGTCCGGTAGGCAGTGTATACCAGCCCACAAAATGCTCGATTGTTTGTTGTATGTGCACTCGTATGTTTGTCCAATAGTGTTACTCCACCGTTTAGTTGAGCAATACATTTTGCTGATTTCCGAATCGAATACTTTATGTGACGCACGGTCGCAACCAACCGTCTTGTAGTGATGTGTAAATGCGAATGACACATTCACTACAGCGCGAATATTATCAAATACGTAGTTGTTGATCGCCTTCAATGTCCAATGATAAAAAAACAAATTCAATCCCCTTATTAACGTAAGCGGCTTGTTTTCACGGTATTTCAGTTTTATCTCTCCTCGTGAAATATTGGAAGCATCCCACTCAAGGGCATCGCCAGCGATTACCTTATGGTAGATTACGTCTCTGTAAATATCATCATAAATTGTTGTAAGTTGTCTCAGCGTCATCAGGTTTTTCGGCCGGAATTCAGTTTTGAATAAATAATTAGGAGGAGTGCGAGAGCGTATAGATACTGGTGAATCTTTTTGAGAGGGGTCGGTGTCGCCATTTTCTATAGGGAATCTTATTGTCAATGTGCTGCCTGGGTGTAACACTACAGAGCACCAAGGGCCACGTATTGGGTGTATACGGTGGCGAAATATTTTGCTTGCGATATCGCAGACGTAGTCAGTTTTAGACCGTAGCTCCATCCTGGCCTTCACGCGGGATGTTTCTGGATCGACGCACTTGCATTCCCCATTGAATGGCGGGAATGCTAATTTCTGAAAATATTGCGCCACCACCCAAGGTCGATGATGATCAAAACTCCAATAGAAATGTGGTCTATGGGGAATCGTGATTTTACCGTCCGTGTCCAAGAGGGACTTCATGCAATCCGCGGGTTCAATTCGGCCTTCGCAAACAAATCCGATGCGAGCATTCGACATAGGGTCTACTACACATGATCGCGTACCAGTAACGGGATCCACGGTAACTTCATAATCCGCATTAAACAGTGGCGAAAGTCGGCTGCCACAACCTTGAAGAGGCAGATGCGTCTCGCCTCTGTACAAGAAGAATATACCCAGACCCTTTCCAATTACCCCCAATTCATGAGCCAATGGTGTTACAGAGTTCCAAAGTAGTTGCCTCATTTGTGTGACACTCTCTAGTCGGTCCAGGTGACGCTGCAATATATCTGACAAGAACAAATCTCGGGGCCCACAGATGAATATCAGACGACGCTCGTTGATGACGTAGAATTCATTCCTTGGTATGTCGAAGTGCAGGCGACTTTGCGACGGATTGGATTGCACTGTAACAAATTCAACAGGCCTATCAGTGACGACAACTTCCGCAATAGCGACGGAACGAATTTTGCCATTGCCACCAACGTATGCGTTATGATAACCGTTCTCAATCTTTGTAGGTTGTGGATGCCAGACGTATTCGGTGTTGTTGACTACGCGTGGACATATGACAGGTGGGAATTCAGAGAATTCGAAATATGTGTGGCAGCTAACGATGGCGTTGTTGCTCAGCAAGTCGTGTGGATCTCCGAAGTCACAGATGAACGTCTCAATGGGCCGGAAAGAATACAGCATTGTTGCGCATAACGCCAACATAAATTTCATTACGATGGGACGTCCCATTCTGATTAACGGTGTGGCGTGGCACAGTCAAAGGTCTATCGTGTATCTATAGCTTCTTTGGTAAACCAAAGCATTTCAATGGTATGAAAAAATTGCCTACGTTATCCCAATATATGAGAAACACATCAATATTTTATTGTGAGCGCAAGTGGTTGTCCAAGTATCGCGGCAATTGTGTGTCTGGTTGCGTAGGAATTTTCTCCAGCGTCGCCAGCTGCGATTTTCACCAGAGCAGGCCATAATATGCGGTACGAAATTGTATGTTACGTGTTGTAATTGTTATAAACCCATCGTAtttgccataatacccGCATTAACATTATTGCATCAATGCACGGATGAAACGTGCCGCGTTTGATTCTCGAAAGCGCGCCATACCCATTGTTGAGATTGCGATTAGCAACCGCGACAATTTCGTGTCGGCTGAGACATACATTATAAACATCTCTCAAGAAGTGGTGAAGAACGTGATTGGGAGGCTCTGCGCTAGCAGATAAGCTTCTAGCTGGTCTCAAGCGATGACTTGCGACGGCGTTGTGTGCACATACCATACTACGCATAGACACCAGTTTGGCAAGCGTAAACACGCGTGAATACGGACATACCTATCGCCGCATTATGAAAATCTCCCGTTTAATGAATTGGTTACACGACAAACCAGTTCTAGGATGAATATTCGCAAGGTCCGAGGGACAGGCTAGACACCTAGCACACCCAGCCCACCTAACAGCACACACCTACCACCTCACCTAACATCTAACCAACTGCCTCCCCGACCTTTCCATCACCACCCATCCTCCCACTTAAGCATGGCTGCCTCGGCTTGGCGCCTACCCTCCTcaggtgagtggtgtgtCTATAAGAATCCTGTGATGGGTAATGGATTTTGGAAAATGGTTTAGGTGTGGCATGGTTTTAGTGTGATGCGTATTGGTGTTATTCAGCGTCTTACTTCATAGCCTTTCCACCTACTACACTTAGTTGTCTGCCATGCTGTGTTAAGCGGTGTCACCTTGGAGGTGTGATGACTGTAGTGCTTCCCGGTTCACATGGTCCTGGAGGCTGGCAGTGGTGTTTTGTGAGAGTGGATTAGTGGGTGATTGGAAGTAGACAGgatggtggataaaggTAATATACCTGAGTTCAGGACTCTTAAGGAGTGCTTGGAATTCTTGGAGTGGTTGCATCATAATAGAGGCGCACAAGGCCAGCTGGCCAATAGACTGATGCGGCTGCTTAATGGCAAATACAATACTGTTGATCAACAGCAAATTGAACCCGCACTGTCACAGTTTTTAACTAATGTATCCAAGTTTCATACGAAATTGTGCAAAAATCCACAACGGTCGTATACCGGCGAGCGAAAAGCTAAAAATACCTTAAACGCTCTCCTTCAGTGCATCCCTAAGGTTCTTGCAGCTTTGTATTTTTTGCGGTACAATGTGGACGATGGATTCACAAGAGTGGGCGGTGGGGATTGGGCGGGTGAAACGGTTGGGATGATCGAACTGTACGCTGCGCGTGGTCCAGAGTTTGTTAGACGGATGATAGCGAGTGCCGGAAAAATTGATAGATACCTCATTGCGCAAGATGACGTTGAGTACGGTGTTATACCTGGTGGATTCGGGGCAGGTGAGTTGCAACCTGGTTATAAGAATGGCTATTCCCCAGCCTCTGCTATGGCAGGGGACATTATAAAGATTCTGAATAAAGAAACTAATAAAAACAATCTGCTTCTCGATGTTTATTCAACTACAGTGTTATCCACGACCGGGTCCGACACTGCAAACATCGCAAATGCCCTTCGCTTGGTTCAAGATTTCTGTAGAATTTTCGGAGAAGTACGAGATGAGCAAGATTTTAGGAATCATTTATATTCGAGAGACAAATGCATAAATTTAGATGAATTAAAAAGGCAATGCAAAAAACTTATAGTACCGCTTGAAAAAATATTCACCAAGGACCGTTTTTCCTTCACGGGATATGCTAGAGAATATCAATACCTTACAAAGGAGAACATTGCGAAAAAAATGGCAAGTTGGTTTAAAACACATCTGAATGCAGTGAATGAGAAATTGAAGAGAATTGATACACAATCCGGTGTAATCAAAAAACCACGCAAGGACAACCTTGCCGCCTATTTCAACAAACATTTCATTCCttacggattcacattcTATGGCTACGATTTCGGAAAAGGAAGCAGTCAGCAAAAGATTTTGACGGATAATTGGGTTAATGTAATTAATGAGCTAAAGAGAGAAGGTGACGGCCTGGCAAAGTTGAAAACGATTTTGGATGGTGAGGGTTGTTTAATGGAAGAGGAAGATGATAATGAAGTTGAGGACGAAGAGGCTAAGGAAGAACTAGAAATTCCGGATGAAGATTTGGAAGATGTAGAGTCCGAAGATCATACGCCTTTCACCAAACCCGATGCCGCCAAGCCTGTGGTCACCAAAGCCGAAGCGGCGAAGCCGACTGCTACCAAGACGGAGGCAATTAAAACTGAGGCTGCGAAGCCTGTTGTAAGTCAATCCGAAGTAACTccaaaccagggcaagaaatctgagggagcacagaaccaaggcaagaaagcggagggggcacagaaccagggcaagaaagcggagggggcacagaaccagggcaagaaagcggagggggcacagaaccagggcaagaaagtggaCAGCCCTCAAAGCCAAAATAATGGTCAAAGTGAAGAAAAGCCTGGGAGTTCACAAGTCGCACAGGCGGCACAAACTAATACTTCAAGTGATTCAAGGGGAGGCTCTGAGTCACCTGGTGCCCATGATCCCAGTAGTGGTCAGGGCCCGGGTGACCAGGCGGCTACCTCCGGCGCTAGTCAACAGAGTGGTCAAAAGGCTCAGCCAGGTTCAGGTGACAGTAAGACGGCATCCTCTACTGCAGGATCTGGTCCAGGTGGCGGTGGAAAAGGTGATCATAGTCGTGACCCCGTAACATGTGATGGTGGTATAAGTGCTACTCTGAATGGCCAAAACTATTGTCAGCCAAAATCTCATTGGGGCAATCGTACACCATTCGTACCAACTGAAATCACCGAAAAGATGTGGGATGATTTTAAAAATCGACATCATCCTacgacaatgcaaagtGTTCCTTCTATTCATACGCCTAGTTCCTCCCAACCTTTACATTACGTTCACGGTGACCGTGTTGTCAGCCAACGTCAACCCTTTGAAACACGGAAAAGGGTTAGGGGGCAGATTGGTCAAGGAGAATTACCTAAAGTTACCGGATTGGCTATCGATGATCCGTTTTTTGAGCAGCAGAGGATAATAGAAAATGAATACAAAACCGTGCTTAAGGACAACGCATATAAGTGGCAAACAGATCGAATGAAATTCTATGATGAACTGCAAGAACGACTGACTAGAGAGGCTGAAACCGAAAAGGAAATGAAAGAAGAACAACGCAAGGTGGAGCGTAGACTAGAAATGGACGCTAAATATAAAACTGCCATTGAACGGCTCACAAAGCAAAATCTACAGAGAGAAGCAGACGCCAAGGCGTTGGAAAAACGATTTGAAGAAGCGACCAGAAAAACGGACGAAAGACGTAGACAGGAAGAAGCAGAGGAACGTGAAAAACAAAAAGAAGAGGAACATAGGACACGATTGCAACAACAAGCCTATTATGATCACGCTAACTCGTTGAACGGTAAGCCAGCTCCCGATCCCACTGATTTTACTTTAATGCAGAATGAGGCCATTAATAGGAGTAGAGCGTACAAAGAAGCAGAGAAAATAGAGAGAGAAAAGAATCTGGAACTTAAAAAGGCACTGTATGCGGCTCAAAAAATTAATTTGCCGCAGCATATACCAAAACCAAGAAGCATACAACCTCCCCTCGTGAATTTGGATGGGCATGCTTCTGTGTTCGTGAATCAAATGGAAGGTATTCCACTGAGTAGTTCTTCAAAAGGAAATGACAACGTTTCCGGACTTCGGCAAATTACGTTTTCCACGTCATCTGTGCCAACAACCGCAACCCTGTCCGGGCAGACTCCCCATAATCCAACAGAATCGCCAGCAACTGCCACACTAGACGACTCAATCATACCTGCATTTACGGACGTCACTGCTATTAATATAAAAACACCTGCTGATCCAAATAAATACTACTACGGAGAGTTTACAGGGAACGTTGTGAAAGACCACTCAAACGTCACACGGCGAAAGGAGCTGGCAGCTAATGCGTTTAAAGTTCAACGAAAGTTATTTGAACAGCGCGAGCCCCAACTGCTGGCAGTAGACAACCAAATAAAGCAATCAGTGCAGAAAAAGGAAGAGGATGTCGAAAACTGGCAAGAAGCGCGGAGAAGTGACTTTCTGAAAGGTATTCAAAGAGATATTCAAAGTCGGGTCACGAGTGCGGATGGTGATGCTGTGTTCATGTCAGGGAATCCTATTACATACCAAAAACCTGTTCTCGTGATAGGACAAGTTGTGAAAAATAATCCTGACACAAACGGCAAACGAAAACAGGAGGCATATAATATTCTTCGTTCGCAAAATTTTGATGTCACAGGCGATAAAATTCTGATTCCCAATATTCCACCTAAGCCCCTTCCGCTACTTCCCTCCATTGGCATTCCGGCTGGCAAACCATTAAAAGAGGCCAAGCAAATACCGCCCTTaccgccgctgccgtaccCACTCTCTGTTCCTGCCATTGCTTCTGAGCCTGAAGGCATTGATCTGACAAAACAGAAACGTACCACGGAACGTACGCCCGTGATACTCCCGGAGGTTATCCCTCCTCTCACTGGGCAGCTTGATGTTCTACCCATGGAAAATTCAACCGACTTTTCGGGTAGTACAATCGTACATACACCAGCTCATATACCAACGGTCTACATTCCACAAGACAGTGCTTTCGAGACCTTTGTGCCGTCGGAACCAACAGGCGATCCCATTGCTGATCCCAAGACAAAGCCTCCGCGGAAATCCCTCACTCCGGTAGAAATCGAAGCTCATCCAGGGGTCATGATTGATGAACCGATATGTCAGCTGTATTCCCCAGAGTTGGTTACAAAAAAGGTTCCTAGCACTGATCACAGTATAGCTCCGCCCCGAACTGTGCGTGAGATGCTGTGCTGGCTCAGCGATTTGCCGCATGCCCTGGGATATGCCAATTTAATCAACTACATCTTAAATTTGTTTGAGGGGTCTGAATCAATAGAAGCCATCCCAGAATCTATTTCATCGGACGATGTCACCGAAGCCTTATCCCAATCCTGTAGCCACGCCAGTTCTGTGCTGGCAGGTATCGAAGGGCCTGTGCCCATTGACCTTAACAAGTTGCACTATGAACGCTACGGCGCTCCACTGATGTACTACTCCGAAGACCCCTACACGCTTCTATGCCAATTGCTGAGCTATGTCTACGCCACTTATCATCAGCTATCTTTCCTGCGCACCCAGTGCCGGAGGGACTCCGACCAGGGTGGGTGGCGTGAATGTCAGTACGGTAAAAATGTAAAGGCATCGGAATATTGGCTCTGCACCAAAGATCCATTAGACCCCATGAAATTACAAAGTCATGGTTGCGACCCTTCCCCCTT
This sequence is a window from Babesia bigemina genome assembly Bbig001, chromosome : I. Protein-coding genes within it:
- a CDS encoding RIBOSOME BINDING PROTEIN-1, putative — encoded protein: MVDKGNIPEFRTLKECLEFLEWLHHNRGAQGQLANRLMRLLNGKYNTVDQQQIEPALSQFLTNVSKFHTKLCKNPQRSYTGERKAKNTLNALLQCIPKVLAALYFLRYNVDDGFTRVGGGDWAGETVGMIELYAARGPEFVRRMIASAGKIDRYLIAQDDVEYGVIPGGFGAGELQPGYKNGYSPASAMAGDIIKILNKETNKNNLLLDVYSTTVLSTTGSDTANIANALRLVQDFCRIFGEVRDEQDFRNHLYSRDKCINLDELKRQCKKLIVPLEKIFTKDRFSFTGYAREYQYLTKENIAKKMASWFKTHLNAVNEKLKRIDTQSGVIKKPRKDNLAAYFNKHFIPYGFTFYGYDFGKGSSQQKILTDNWVNVINELKREGDGLAKLKTILDGEGCLMEEEDDNEVEDEEAKEELEIPDEDLEDVESEDHTPFTKPDAAKPVVTKAEAAKPTATKTEAIKTEAAKPVVSQSEVTPNQGKKSEGAQNQGKKAEGAQNQGKKAEGAQNQGKKAEGAQNQGKKVDSPQSQNNGQSEEKPGSSQVAQAAQTNTSSDSRGGSESPGAHDPSSGQGPGDQAATSGASQQSGQKAQPGSGDSKTASSTAGSGPGGGGKGDHSRDPVTCDGGISATLNGQNYCQPKSHWGNRTPFVPTEITEKMWDDFKNRHHPTTMQSVPSIHTPSSSQPLHYVHGDRVVSQRQPFETRKRVRGQIGQGELPKVTGLAIDDPFFEQQRIIENEYKTVLKDNAYKWQTDRMKFYDELQERLTREAETEKEMKEEQRKVERRLEMDAKYKTAIERLTKQNLQREADAKALEKRFEEATRKTDERRRQEEAEEREKQKEEEHRTRLQQQAYYDHANSLNGKPAPDPTDFTLMQNEAINRSRAYKEAEKIEREKNLELKKALYAAQKINLPQHIPKPRSIQPPLVNLDGHASVFVNQMEGIPLSSSSKGNDNVSGLRQITFSTSSVPTTATLSGQTPHNPTESPATATLDDSIIPAFTDVTAINIKTPADPNKYYYGEFTGNVVKDHSNVTRRKELAANAFKVQRKLFEQREPQLLAVDNQIKQSVQKKEEDVENWQEARRSDFLKGIQRDIQSRVTSADGDAVFMSGNPITYQKPVLVIGQVVKNNPDTNGKRKQEAYNILRSQNFDVTGDKILIPNIPPKPLPLLPSIGIPAGKPLKEAKQIPPLPPLPYPLSVPAIASEPEGIDLTKQKRTTERTPVILPEVIPPLTGQLDVLPMENSTDFSGSTIVHTPAHIPTVYIPQDSAFETFVPSEPTGDPIADPKTKPPRKSLTPVEIEAHPGVMIDEPICQLYSPELVTKKVPSTDHSIAPPRTVREMLCWLSDLPHALGYANLINYILNLFEGSESIEAIPESISSDDVTEALSQSCSHASSVLAGIEGPVPIDLNKLHYERYGAPLMYYSEDPYTLLCQLLSYVYATYHQLSFLRTQCRRDSDQGGWRECQYGKNVKASEYWLCTKDPLDPMKLQSHGCDPSPLQGFLTDQSDISTYWYQRNDVCQKSRIKMGFLQKHFRDKHKHGFYTYNLLTGACYNNVDPLEKLCRYLVCLTRRTPRTTGELVSFSHHIGNELQGMCQGCLYLAPPSPSRMT